The proteins below come from a single Oscillatoria sp. FACHB-1407 genomic window:
- a CDS encoding DUF721 domain-containing protein, giving the protein MSFKSLHQLFSSFDNQDAWQAQQQFQKLLGCWFQVVGPVVAAHTRPIKIQRQVLQVATSSPAWAQNLVFERHRILEKLNAQLGSQLTDIRFSTAQWYSDAPKQDKPDSATVTWQEHPSRIETDLNTLKPGLSETSSDPVEVFQHWSERMRSRLQHLPLCPQCQCPTPTGELKRWSVCALCATKQWQPKDS; this is encoded by the coding sequence ATGTCCTTTAAATCGCTCCACCAACTCTTCAGTTCCTTTGACAACCAGGACGCATGGCAAGCCCAACAACAGTTTCAGAAATTGTTGGGGTGCTGGTTCCAGGTTGTGGGTCCGGTTGTGGCAGCCCATACCCGCCCGATCAAGATTCAGCGGCAGGTGTTGCAGGTTGCTACATCGAGTCCTGCATGGGCGCAAAATCTCGTGTTTGAACGACACCGTATTCTAGAAAAGTTGAACGCTCAGCTTGGCAGCCAGTTGACGGATATTCGATTTTCGACGGCTCAGTGGTATTCGGATGCCCCCAAACAGGATAAACCTGACAGTGCCACTGTCACCTGGCAAGAACACCCCAGTCGGATTGAGACAGACTTGAACACTCTGAAACCGGGTCTGTCCGAAACCAGCAGCGACCCAGTTGAAGTGTTTCAACACTGGTCTGAAAGGATGCGATCGCGCCTACAACATTTGCCCTTGTGCCCTCAGTGTCAGTGCCCCACCCCAACTGGAGAGCTAAAGCGGTGGTCTGTTTGTGCGCTATGCGCCACTAAGCAATGGCAGCCAAAGGATTCTTGA
- a CDS encoding pentapeptide repeat-containing protein: MTSDSGLPISKPTSVLKKSIKVNFKDFSKALGKGLVDFGFGKWDSLAGDGVDALAALGLAANAEEIAWLMVYRSLLQAMKTLIDEKTELEPDKFDSKALQVRINQALETSSLLINKKFFEHPDKDPIVEAVKPAFREWLQQYGLSEVDAQAIADRLPIYFAAALHEEWGSHAKDYAVLKDKLDTPFTQANERAQAWLRYATWLQKQVEEPMFLEAFSLKRVYVPLRAYYNRKVEAQKAEELEGRIAGNKQQERVVVDLEKELETWLDKAVRTDAIRLISGGPGSGKSSFAKMFAAKLAAKGKIPVLFVPLHHFEPSDDLIDAVGKFVQMDGILPHNPLAVEQRESRLLIIFDGLDELAMQGKIAEKTAQDFVREVQRKVERFNHQGTCLQVLISGREVVVQANETDFRKDGQILHVLPYFLPKNDRKHYVDGKKLLEQDQRQLWWQNYGAASGRGYAGLPPELDQGNLIEITAQPLLNYLVALSLKRGKLNFSKETNLNAVYGDLLKAIYERGWEQGGAGNRQHAAIQGIEEEDFVRILEEIALAAWHGNGRTTTVREIERHCENSNLKNLLNRFQEGFRDDSKASITRLLTAFYFRQSGHDRSGDKTFEFTHKSFGEYLTARRIVQEIQHIHRKLKDRHKDPYEDWDERHALYRWALVCGPSTIDRNLFNFILNEMFQQQQYSADVAGWQQTLCHLINFIFQYGMPMERLNSCPDFKTKYQYACNSEKALLIALHTCAMATKSTSMIEWSSSEVLGAWISKSQGQRIELGSELFLNCLRTLNMKGCILIGRDFYGVNFEGANFEGANLEDVCFYSANLKRANLRNANLNEANLGEANLEGADFSGANFSGTRFWSTKLEGAIFKKAELSGVTFSATNFVNINFEQVNLRDVNLVGENLRRANFREAYLEYVNFRFANLEGANLEGATLEEVDFEGANLKGVNFEGANLEGANLKGTILENKLMISSTEETESK, encoded by the coding sequence ATGACAAGTGATTCTGGACTACCAATCAGCAAGCCTACCTCAGTTTTGAAAAAATCCATTAAGGTCAATTTCAAAGATTTTTCAAAAGCACTGGGTAAAGGTTTAGTAGATTTCGGTTTTGGTAAGTGGGATAGTCTAGCAGGAGATGGAGTTGATGCTCTAGCAGCTTTGGGTTTAGCGGCAAATGCCGAAGAAATTGCCTGGTTAATGGTGTACCGCTCTTTACTTCAGGCAATGAAGACTCTCATTGATGAGAAGACTGAATTAGAGCCAGACAAGTTTGACAGTAAAGCTTTGCAGGTCAGGATTAACCAGGCTTTAGAAACCAGTAGCTTACTAATTAACAAGAAATTTTTTGAGCATCCAGATAAAGACCCTATTGTTGAGGCGGTTAAACCTGCTTTTAGGGAATGGTTGCAGCAGTATGGGCTGAGTGAAGTCGATGCTCAGGCGATCGCGGATCGTCTGCCTATCTACTTTGCAGCAGCACTACATGAAGAGTGGGGCAGTCACGCAAAGGACTATGCTGTACTTAAAGACAAGCTGGATACTCCCTTTACGCAAGCCAATGAGCGAGCTCAGGCGTGGTTGCGATATGCAACTTGGCTGCAAAAGCAGGTAGAAGAACCCATGTTTTTGGAAGCCTTTAGCCTCAAGCGGGTGTATGTGCCGCTACGGGCTTACTACAACCGTAAAGTTGAAGCACAGAAAGCTGAGGAATTAGAAGGAAGGATTGCAGGCAATAAACAACAGGAGCGAGTCGTTGTTGATCTGGAGAAAGAGCTAGAAACCTGGCTCGACAAAGCGGTACGAACGGATGCAATTCGATTAATTAGTGGTGGTCCTGGAAGCGGCAAGTCATCTTTTGCCAAAATGTTTGCCGCTAAGTTGGCAGCCAAGGGCAAGATTCCAGTGCTATTTGTTCCATTGCACCATTTTGAACCCTCGGACGACCTGATTGATGCAGTAGGCAAGTTTGTGCAGATGGATGGTATTTTGCCTCACAATCCACTAGCCGTTGAGCAACGGGAATCTCGCCTGCTGATCATCTTTGATGGTTTAGATGAGCTAGCCATGCAGGGAAAGATTGCCGAGAAAACCGCGCAGGACTTTGTGCGAGAGGTACAACGTAAGGTGGAGCGGTTTAACCACCAAGGAACTTGCTTACAAGTCCTAATTAGCGGGCGAGAAGTGGTTGTGCAGGCAAATGAAACCGACTTTCGCAAAGATGGACAAATCTTGCACGTCTTGCCCTACTTTTTGCCAAAAAACGACCGAAAACATTATGTAGATGGGAAAAAGCTACTGGAGCAGGATCAGCGGCAGCTTTGGTGGCAAAACTATGGTGCAGCAAGCGGTAGAGGGTATGCTGGATTGCCCCCTGAGTTAGACCAGGGAAATTTGATTGAGATTACAGCGCAACCCCTGCTGAATTATTTGGTTGCCCTCAGTCTGAAACGGGGAAAGCTGAATTTTTCGAAAGAGACTAACCTGAATGCAGTCTATGGGGATCTACTTAAAGCTATTTATGAACGAGGTTGGGAGCAAGGTGGGGCGGGAAACCGTCAACATGCTGCCATTCAAGGAATTGAGGAAGAAGATTTTGTTCGAATTTTAGAGGAGATTGCTCTGGCAGCTTGGCATGGAAATGGACGCACCACTACGGTACGGGAGATTGAGCGTCATTGCGAAAACAGCAATCTCAAGAACCTATTAAACCGATTTCAAGAGGGCTTTCGGGACGACTCAAAAGCTAGCATTACTCGTTTGCTGACTGCCTTTTATTTCCGTCAAAGCGGACATGACCGATCCGGTGACAAAACTTTTGAATTTACTCACAAGAGTTTTGGAGAGTACTTAACTGCTCGACGTATTGTTCAAGAAATTCAGCATATCCATCGGAAATTGAAGGACCGCCACAAGGACCCTTATGAAGACTGGGATGAGCGACATGCATTGTATCGTTGGGCATTAGTTTGTGGACCTTCAACCATAGATAGAAATCTATTTAATTTTATTTTAAATGAAATGTTTCAACAGCAGCAATATTCAGCAGATGTTGCTGGTTGGCAGCAAACCCTTTGCCATTTAATTAATTTCATTTTTCAGTATGGAATGCCAATGGAACGCTTAAATTCATGCCCTGATTTTAAGACAAAATATCAGTATGCCTGTAACTCGGAAAAAGCATTGTTAATCGCTTTACATACTTGTGCTATGGCAACTAAGAGCACTTCAATGATTGAATGGTCCTCATCTGAAGTTCTTGGTGCTTGGATTTCAAAAAGTCAAGGGCAGAGAATAGAGCTAGGATCTGAGTTATTTCTGAATTGCTTGAGAACTCTAAACATGAAGGGATGTATTTTAATAGGCAGAGATTTTTATGGAGTAAATTTTGAAGGAGCAAATTTTGAAGGAGCAAATCTTGAAGATGTGTGCTTCTACAGTGCAAACCTTAAACGAGCAAATTTGAGAAATGCAAATCTAAATGAAGCTAATTTAGGAGAAGCAAATCTAGAAGGAGCAGATTTCTCAGGAGCAAATTTTAGTGGAACAAGATTTTGGAGCACTAAACTCGAAGGAGCAATTTTCAAAAAAGCTGAGCTATCAGGAGTTACTTTTTCTGCAACTAATTTTGTAAATATTAATTTTGAACAAGTGAATCTTCGAGATGTAAATTTAGTTGGAGAAAACCTTAGAAGAGCTAATTTCAGAGAAGCATATTTAGAGTATGTAAATTTTCGATTTGCAAATCTTGAAGGGGCAAATCTTGAAGGGGCAACTCTGGAAGAGGTAGATTTTGAAGGAGCAAATTTGAAAGGAGTGAATTTTGAGGGGGCAAATCTTGAAGGAGCAAATCTGAAAGGAACAATTTTGGAGAACAAGCTGATGATTAGTTCAACCG